TGCAGCGCTCCGAAAAACAGGTGGAGGAGGCGCTGTTCCGGCTGGCAAAGATATATGCCCAGAACCTGAACGACACGGCACAGGCCGAGCAAACCTACTTAAAGCTGCTGCAGCGTTTCCCGAAGTCGGAGCATACGGCGGAGGTATACTACAGCCTGTACCTGCTATATGGCAAAGCAGGCAATGTGGCGCAACAGCAGGTGTATTACAACAAGGTGAAGCAGGAGTTCCCGAACACTTCGTACGCCCGCCTGCTCGACGATTCTGAGTTCCTGACGAAGAACGCGGCAGATAACCTGAAGGCCAGGGCGCTGTATGATTCCGCCTTCAGCTTTTACGATGCGCAGGAGTATGCGCAGGCCACCGCGCTTCTCAACCAGGTCACCAGCCAGTACCCGCTCAACGACATCAAAGACAAAGTCTCGTTTTTAGAGGTGATGGTGACGGCGCGCACCCAGAAGCCGGAGGTGTTGCGCCAGCAGTTGGAGCGGTTCCGGAAAAACTACCCCGGCAGCCCGCTACAGCCGCAGGCAGACCAATTGCTGGCTATATATAGCGAGCTGGAGCAGAAGAACCTGCTGCGCAGCGACGCCCCGGCAGCGCCTGCCCCCAAAGAGCCCAAAAGCGAGGTTGCCCTCACGCCTGAGCAAAAAGTTAGCACGGAACTTGCTTCCATTACCGCGTCGGCAGCAAAGGCTACACCCCAGTTGCCTCCTGCAGCCGCGCCGACACCAAAGCCACAGCAGCAGGCTGAGGCGCAACCACAGGCGGCAACACCACCACCAGACAGTGCGGCTACCGCTGCCCCTGCGCAACCTGCAGCCGCCACGACCGCTGACTCAGCAGGCGTGGCGATCGTAACGGCAACGCCTGCGGCAGACCCGCTGGCTTACGAGGCAGCAGCCGATTCTGCTTATTACTTTGTGCTGGTGTACCCTGCGGCCGAGTCTGCTTTCAAAGATGTGCTGAAGAAGTATGAGCAATATAACAGTACCTATTACAGGAACGAGAAACTGAGCATAGACTCTGTTGCGATGGCAGAGGGCAAAACGATGCTGCTGGTAAAGGCCTTCAGCGACCCGGAACTGGCCTTGTCTTACAACGTGAAACAAAAAGGCCCACAGGCCCCTGTTGGCAGGATAAGAGGCGTAGATTTCACTACCTTTGTCATCTCATCCGCCAACTACCGGAAGTTCCTGCAGAAAAAAGATTTGGAGGCCTACCTGGCCTTCTTTAAAAATAATTATTAAGCACATGGCTACGCGTCAAAAGACACCCGCACCCTCCACCTCCAGTAAAGTTTACTCCGGCATCGTCTCTACGCTCTGGCTGTTCTTTGTTGGTGGGCTCGCAGCCTTCATCCTGTATCTGTATGCCGTCAGCATCAATTTCCTGAACCTGTTCGGGGAGTTGCCCAACACGCGCGCGCTGGAAAACCCGAAGAGTGAAATCGCCTCCATCCTGTATTCCGCCGATAACGTAGAGTTGGGAAGCTACTTCCGCGAGAACCGCACGCCGGTGCAGTACGAGGACCTGCCCGACAATCTGGTGAATGCCCTGATAGCGACAGAGGATATCCGCTTTGAGGAGCACTCGGGCATAGACCCCGAGGCGATGGCGCGCGTGGCCGCCTCGCTTGCGATAGGCCAGTCAAAGGGCGGCGGCAGCACCCTGACACAGCAGGTGGCAAAAAACCTTTTCAGGACGCGCGGGGACGAACTGAACGGCGGCCTGCTGAACAACGTGCCGGGCCTGCGCACCCTCATCCACAAGACCAAAGAGTGGCTGATGGCCGTGAAGCTGGAGCAATCCTACACCAAGCGCGAGATTCTGGTGATGTACCTCAATATCTTCGAGTTTGGCAGCAACGCCTTCGGCATTGAGTCGGCCGCCAAGACCTTCTTCAACAAAAAGCCCAAAGACCTGGAGGTGCAGGAGTCGGCGGTGCTGGTGGGCCTGTTCAAGAACCCGACTTATTACAGCCCCAGGTTCAATCCCGAAAACTCCAAGCAACGCCGCAACGTGGTGCTGTCGCAGATGGTGAAATACGGTTTTCTGGAGCGGGCAACGTACGACACGCTGAAAACACAGGACATCGAGCTGGACTACAACGTGGAGAACCAAAATGTTGGCCTGGCGCCTTACTTCCGGACCGAGGCCAGCAAGTTCCTGCGCCAGTGGGGCCGCGAGAACGGCTATGACCTGTATGGCGACGGCCTGCGGATATATACCACCATCGACTCGCGGATGCAGAAATACGCGGAGCAGGCGCTGGCCGAGCATATGAAAGACCGCCAGAAAGCCTTCTTCGCGCACTGGGAGGGCCGCAACCCGTGGGTGGACGAGTCGAACCAGGAGATAAAGGGCTTCGCACAGCGGGCCATCCGGCGCACCTCCCGCTACCGCGACCTGCAGGAGCAGTTCGGAGACAACGAGGACTCTATCAACTACTACCTCAACAAGAAGGTGCCCATGACCATCTTTACGTGGGATGGTGAAAAAGAGGTGATGATGAGCCCCATGGACTCGCTGAAGCACTACAAGCACTTCCTGCAGGCGGGTTTTATGGCCATGGAGCCACAGACTGGCCATATAAAAGCCTGGGTGGGCGGCATCAACTACAAGCACTTCAAGTACGACCATGTGAAGCAGGGCGCCCGGCAGCCGGGCTCCACTTTCAAGCCGTTCCTGTATACCACCGCCATCGAAAACGGCTATTACCCCTGCTACGAGGTGATTGACGCGCAGGTGTGCGTGCCCCTGCCGGACGGCACCATGTGGTGCCCCAACAATGCCGACAACAAGTACAGCGGTGAGATATTCACCCTGCGCAAGGCCCTTGCCGAGTCTGTGAACTCCATATCTGCTTTCCTGGTAAACAAACTGGGCCCCGAGAAGCTGGTGCAGACGGCCAAGAAAATGGGTATCACCACCCCGCTCGACCCCACCCCGTCGCTGGCCCTCGGCACCAGCGATGTGAGCCTCTACGACATGGTAGGTGCCTACGGCACTTTCGTGAACGGTGGCACCTGGACAGAGCCTACGTACATTACCCGCATCGAAGACAAGCACGGCAATGTTATATATGAGCACCTGCCCAAAACCGTGGAGGCCCTGAGCGAGGAGACGGCCTATATGATGGTACACATGCTGAAAGCAGCCGCAGAGCCGGGAGGCACGGCCTATTATGGCCTGCGTTACCGCAACGGCCTGAAAAACGAGATAGGGGCCAAAACGGGCACCACCCAGAACTATTCCGATGCCTGGTTTATGGGTATCACCCCGGATCTGGTCGCCGGCACCTGGGTGGGCGGCGAAGACCGTTCCATTCACTTCCGGACTATGAAGGAGGGGCAGGGCGGCAGACTGGCCATGCCTATATATGGCGCGTTTATGCAGAAGGTGTACAGCGACGAGGCGCTGGATGTGTCGAAAGAACCGTTCCCTAAACCTTCCACGCCGCTATCAGTAGAATTAGACTGTGAGAAGTACAACCAGTTCATTCAGCCTGACTCCGCCGACCAGCACGAGTTCCTGGACCTGCCAACGGAGATTGACCTGGACGCTGAGATATAACCCGGACCCTGTATGCCCGCAGACGAGAAGCTGAGAGAGGAAATAGCGCACCTGCCGCACAAGCCCGGCATCTACAAGTTTTTTGACGACAACGGCTTCATCATCTATGTAGGCAAGGCGGTGGACATCCGGAAGCGGGTTTCTTCCTATTTCAATCGCTCTGCCCAGCACAACAAGAAAACGCTGAAGCTCGTGTCCCAGGTCAGGGACATTGCGTTTACCATTGTGGACACTGAGGCCGACGCCTTCCTGCTGGAGAACAACCTTATCAAGCAGTACCAGCCCAAGTACAACATCCTGCTGAAGGACGGGAAGACATACCCCTATATATGCATCGTGAACGAGCGCTTCCCGCGCGTCATTAGCACCCGCAACAAGATCAACGACGGCTCCCGCTACTTTGGTCCCTACCCCAGCGTCACGACTATGAACGTGGTGCTGGATTTGATCCGGACGTTGTACCCGCTCCGCACCTGCACCTATAACCTGTCGCCGGAGAATGTGGCGGCTGGTAAGTTCAAGGTTTGCCTGGAGTACCATATCGGCAACTGCAAGGGCCCCTGCGAAGGCCTGGTGGACGAGACGGAATATAACGCCGCCATCTTGCAGATTCGCAATATCCTGTCCGGCAACCTGACAGTCGCCAAGAACTATTTTAAGGAAAATATGGCCGCCGCCGCTGCCGAATATCAGTATGAGCTGGCGCACCAGTACAAGCAGAAGCTGGACATGCTGGACGATTTCCAGGTAAAGTCCACGGTTGTCTCCAACACGCTCACCAACATCGACGTCTTCACCATCACCAGCAACGAAGACTGTGCCTTCATCAACTACCTGAAGGTGATGAACGGCTCCATCATCCTGACGCAGTCGCTGGAGATACAGAAGAAGCTGGATGAGGCCGACGCGGATATTCTTGCCTCTGTGGTGGTGCAGCTGCGCCAGGAGTTTGAAAGCACCTCCCGCGAGGTGATCACCAACATTGAGCTGACACTCCCGCTCGACAACATCACCGTCACTTACCCCCAGATTGGTGATAAGAGGAAGCTGCTGAACCTCTCGCTCAAGAATGCCCTGTACCTGCGCAAAGAGCGGGAGGGGCGCCAGGAGCAGAACAAGGAGTTGAGCGAGAAGCGGGAGCTGCGCGTGCTGGAGACGCTGAAGAAAGACCTGCGCCTGACGGAGCTGCCCCGGCAAATCGAGTGCTTCGACAACTCCAACTTTCAGGGCGACAACCCGGTGGCCTCCATGGTCTGTTTCAAAAATGGCAAGCCGAGCAAGAAAGACTACCGCCACTTCAACATCAAAACGGTGGTGGGCCCCAACGACTTTGAGTCGATGTACGAGATTGTGACCCGGCGCTACAAACGCCTGCTGAACGAGAACCAGCCCTTGCCGCAACTCATCATCATCGATGGGGGCAAGGGGCAGCTGAGCATGGCCGTAAAGGCGCTGAAAGACCTGGATATATATGGCAAGGTAGCTGTGGTGGGCATTGCCAAGCGGCTGGAGGAAATATTTTACCCCGGCGATTCGCTGCCTTTATATATAGACAAGAAGTCAGAGTCGCTGAAGCTGATTCAGCGGCTGCGCAACGAGGCGCACCGCTTCGCCATCACGTTCCACCGCAGCAAGCGCGATGCTGGCACCCTCCGCACGGAACTGACGGATGTAAAAGGCCTCGGCCCCAAAACCGCCGAAGCGCTACTTTTGAAGTACAAATCGGTGAAGAAGCTGAAAGAACTGACGCAGGAGGAACTGGCAAATGAGGTAGGCAAGACGAAAGCGGCAATTCTCTACCGTTACTTCCACGATGCGCCCGATGCGGTAGCTGAATAGCTAGATTGCTGCGGCTGGGTTAGTGCTGTACAAGTTTTCGGTCTCTTTGATCTCACACCCCTCCGAGCCTCATCTTATAAGCAATTACTTAATTCATGCCGCAAATTTAGCAACAGCGCACATATGGTTATATATGGCTATATATGAGGCCAATTTGTCAAGACGTTACCCTAAGGCTATTTTCGCATTTATAAATTTGCTGCCATATATACCACCAGTTACCGCTGCGCTCAAACTGGCGGTATATAAGCGTTCGAAATGACAATTCCATCTAGTCGCTCTTAAGTTGACGGCATTGGGGGCAGGGGTGGTCTAATTATATATAAACTCATTTGATACTCCTTTTATATATGAGCCATATATGGCTCATATATAAAAGAGAAGGGGAGACGCAGTTGCGTCTCCCCTTCTCTTTTATATATGATTTTGCTCCGGGCTTAGTAGCTCCAGAGGCTGTATTCATATTCAATCAGCGCCTCAGCAGCTTCCTGTGCCGCGAGCAGGGCTTTTTCGCCGCCGCCATATATATCGGCCAGGGCTCTGTCGCCGGGGTTAGATATCTTGGTGATGTAAGAGTTGAACAGCCACAGGTCAAACGCATCGGCCAGATTCTTGTGCTGGGCGTCGTTTTGGGCGTTGTACCAGATAGCCATCTCCGGGTTGTTGCGGAACACGCGCACAAGGTCATCCATCCTGAAAGAACCGACGTTCTGCTCAAAGCCCAGCGGGTTAAGCGTGGAAGGCACCTTGATGCTGATAGTCTGGATGTCGTGGTACATGCGGGAGCGCTTCTTGTCGAACACCGCGTTCTCCTTCATCTCCAGCAGGTACAACTGCTTCGGGAAATACTCGGTGCTTACGGGAGCAGTTGATTCTGTACCGGCGTCTTGACCGAGGGCATCACCCCAGGCATCTTCCGCTGCCTCCTCCTGCGCCTCCCCAAAACCGGCGGCAATTTCTTCCTCGCTCAGCTGGCTGCCCGATTCCTGCGGCGTCATGTTCGCGATGAACTCTTCCCGCGTCAGCGGCGTGGTGATGGAGTCGTTTTTATAAGCCGTCAGTTCACCGCTTTTCACCGCATTGATGATGATCTTGGTGATTTCTCTGTTTTCAGAAAACATGGGCTTGTTCTGCTTCTCACGCAAATCTATTTTGCGCCAGACTGTTTTCTTGAACAGGATATCAGACTCCGGAATCGGTCTTGCGGATGGGTTGCTGGCGGTTGTGTTAGACACCTGTTGCGCCATAGCACCCACAGACAGCATCAAACCAGCGGCTACACCTATTGCTTTTATTAGTTTCATACTCCTTGTAAGCTTCTGTTATTAGATTAACGGAATGTTGAACGGCGCAACGGACACCTTTGCATCCACGGCATTGCCCTGGTAGTTCAGGCGTTTTACATCCTTCACTTCCAGCACCACCCTGTCGCCTTTGTTTGCCTTGGAGGCGAAACTGGTCAGGTTGGCGTCCGGCCCGGAGATATCTTCCTGCGCTATCGGCTGGTTGTTGCGCACCAGGTAGGCCGTCCATTTGGTCACCCTGAAGCGCGCATCGTTCGGCAGCAACTGCTTAAAGCCTTCGTCTGCCACAGCTTCTAATTTCACAGCGCGGAAAGAAGCCGCAGGCACGCCACGCTTCACATCTACCGGCTTGCCATTTACTAACGCTACCACTTCTGGCTTTGGTATCGGGCGCACCTGGAATGTTTCTTTGCCGATGGCGTTTCCACCGCTGCTTACGTTAATGGTCACCTCCGTAGCCGTCGGGATAATGGTTACCTCACCTTTCTTAGCGCCTTTTATGGCAGAGCCGCCACTGGCATTGAAGCTTGGGTCATATACCGCGCCCAAAGCAGGCACCTGGATGTTGAGCTCGTTCGCGCACTGGAAATACAGGGCCTGCACTGCAGCAGACTGCACCTGAATGACCGGCTTGGCCACCACGTAGTCTTCCGTAACAGGGAAGGTTTTCTCCTCGCCGTTCTGGTTGATGGTAATCATCCCCTTCCAGGTTTGCTTAGAGTTGCCGTCTGCATCATAGTTAGAGGCAGAGGCCACAAACTCTATTTGCCCTACACCATTCTCTACCTTCACCGGCTTGCCCTGGAATGTCATTTTGGGAACGATGTTGTCAGAAGAGGCGGCGATAAACATATCTGCTTTGTATTTTGTGCCGGCCGCAACGGTCTTGGATTCCGCACGCGCCATGGCAAAAATCTTCTCAAACTTGATGATATCGGCACCTACCTTGGCGGCAAGCTTCTGCAGCGCATCGGCTTCATACTTCAGGATCTCGCTCTCTTTCTGGGAAAGCACAGCCAAAGCGGCTACCATCGGCGTCTCCTCGAAGTTCAGCTCGGCGAAGTCCTTGTTCTTCTGCGCCGGGTCCTGACTGGCCACCGGGTCTTCCGAGCCTTCCAGGGCCAGCTTATCCGGCATGTTCGGGTTGTACTGCTTCAGGAACTTGGCATACTCGTTCAGTTTGTCCTTCAACTCATATGCCAGGCCGTTGTTCTTGTTCGCGGCACCAATCATGGTGTTCGCTACAATATCATTTCCCTCCAGGTTGGCATAGCCTCCTTCCGGATTCTTACCCCCTGTTCTTTCAATCAGGGTTTCCCGGATGCCTATAATGTAGTCTACCATTTGGGCCGTTTGCTCACGCACCTTCTGTGCGTCGGCCAGCACCCGCTGGTCGTTGGCAGACGGGCTCTTGTTTTCTGCAATAGCAGCTCTGATGTTTGATACGACCCCGGCATTATCCGTTATTGTTTTCTTGTTCACTTCCTGCAAACTCGAATCGAGGAAATGGAACTTTAACAGGATAGCCGAGCTCACGTTTAAGGCAAGCATCGCGGTCAGTACGAGGTACATCATACCGATCATCTTTTGCCTTGGCGTCTCTTTTCCTCCAGCCATTTTATACTATATAAAAATGTTGTTTTCTTGTTGATTATAGGATATGCAACTCCGGCCTTAGCCTCTCATGGCTGTCAGCATGTTGCCGTACACCGTGTTCAGGTTGTGCAGGTTATGCGTCAGGCGGGAGACTTCTTCCTTGAACTGGGCAGTATCTTTGCTGGCGTCGGTCAGGTTTTCCATGGCCATGCTCAGGTTGCCGTAGAACTTGTTCATCGCTTTCAGGTGGCTGTTCGCATCCTGCAGCTCCATTTCGTAAACAGCGTTCAGGGCGCCCAGGTTCCTGGTCATGCTCTGTACCTGGCTATGGTACTCCTGTGCATCCACAGTAGTGCCGGCCATCTGCGCCAGGGCGTCTGCCGTAGTGGCATATGACTTGGTGATTTCGCCTAACTGGTTAGAGGCCGCTCTCACACGCGTGTTGTACTCGTCTGTTGCGGCGGTTGCCTGGCTCAGGTCGGCCAACTGAGCAGTAGTATCGCTCAGCCTGCTCAGGCCAAGACCCAGCGTGTTGATAGACTCCGGCGTGATGTCCGCGTTGCGCATCATCTCATCCAGCTTGCCTGTGATGGAAGGGCCGCTGGCGGCATGGGCAGGGACCAGGCCTTCACCGGCGTAATCATCTGCCAGTTGCGGGTACACCCTGGCCCAGTCCGGCTCGTGCGGCTGCGGCTGGAAGGCACTCAGTGCGAAGATAACCGCTTCCGTAAGCAGACCCACTATAAGCATTTCGTTCGCACCGTCCCAGTGCTGAATCTTGAACAATGCACCTACGATTACGACAGCAGCGCCAAGACCATAGATTTTAGGCATCAACACGTCGAATAGGAAATTGCGGCTTTTAGCTTTGCTCATTTTGTTTTCTGATTAATTGTGAACGTTAAAAAAGGGATTGATTGAAAAGGGTTGATTTATTCTGTTTGTTTTTGATGCTATCTGAATTCGTTGCCTGATGAACGCCCGAGGTAAATCATGGCGTTTCTGAAACCGATGTAAGACCGGGCTGAATCCTGGTATTCGAAGTTGCGTGTGCCCGTCTCCAGGAAGTACGCGATGTCTTTCCAGGAACCGCCTCTCACCACTTTGCGCGGCTCGGCATCTACGTCATATACCGGGTTCAGGTCCCAGGTGATCGGCACACTGGCCTCGGCGTATGCGTCAGAGCACCACTCGGCCACGTTGCCCGACATGTCGTACAGGCCGAAGTCGTTCGGGAAGAACTGCGCTACAGGGGCCGTGTAAGTAAAGCCATCGCTGTAGTAGTCGCCGCGGCCCGGCTTAAAGTTGGCCAGCAGGCAGCCTTTCGCGTTGCGCAGGTAGGGGCCGCCCCAGGGGTACACCGCCATATCGCGGCCGCCTCTGGCAGCATACTCCCACTCTGCCTCTGTCGGCAGGCGGAACTCCGGCATCGGCGCCATGCCGTCTTCTGTGTTGGCCTGGTTCTTATGCTTGGTGCGCCACTCGCTGAAATATTTGGCGGCGAACCAGTCCACCCCTACCACCGGATAGTCATCGAAGGCGGGGTGTGAGAAATAGTACTCCATCAAGGGATCGCCCATGTGGTAGGTATAGTCTTTTACCCAGACAGAGGTGTCGGGATATAGCTGCGTCATCACGAATTCCTCCCCCAGCACATCCAGCGAATCCTGCAGCATCACATCGATAAACTGGCGGTACTCGTTGTTCGTGATCTCAGTTTCGTCCATATAGAAGCCACTGATTGTCACTTGCTTGTTCAGGTTTACCATAGAAGCTGCTATGTCCTGATCTGCCTGCCCCATATGGAAAGTACCCCCGGGGCAGATAACCATGCCATATGGCACGGCCTGCGGGTTGTACTCCGGACGCTCCTCAACACCTACCAGGTCGCCCTGTGGCCCACGCCCCATTCCGCAGCTTGCAAGCAGTGTCACCGCCAACGCAAATGAAGACAGCTTAAGTAGTTTGTTCATGACGAAATCAAAAGAAGTAAAAGTTTCATTTATCTGTTATAGCACACCTAGCAGGCGCAGCAAATATATATGAAATAGAATCAATAAAAAAACAATTTACATATACCCGCATTTATTATTTCTGAACGTGTTAAAGAGTTGATTATTATTATCTAAATAATAATAATTTCCGGAGGCGGAGGGCATTCTCTCCCTAAACAGTACAATTAATTGGAGTTGACGGGTATAACTATTTTGCAAAGTAATAGCGGGGAGTTCTAACAGGCGGCTTAAACCTGATAATTGGCTCTGGGAGGCGGTAATTGAGCATTACTTCATGCGAAGTAGCTGCTTTGGCGTCAGCATGGAACGTTGTCACATCTAAGCCATAACCCACCCGAAGCGCCTTGTCCTGGAACAGGGACACTCCCACAAGCGCACTAACAGCTTCCTGATACCGATAATTCAATCCTACCCAATATTTTTCTAAATAAGATACCTGGCCACCCACATCAAAGGAAAAGGACTCGGTATCGTGCTTCAGCAACAGGGTAGGCGTAATTGTTATCTCTGTAGTGACGGGCAGGCGGTAGCCTGCTGTAACGTATATATGGTTCTCGCCCAATAATGTTCCTTTTCCGGTATTTGTGGAGTCGGCAAACTCGTACTTGGCGTGCCGCAGGTTGTTGATGCCGCCGCCGGCATAAAACGTTGGAGACTCGTACCAGAGGCCCGCGCCCAGGTCGAATTTTGTGTCGGAGCTGTTATAGGGCACACTGGGGTCGTTGTCGTCTATCGCCCTGTAGTTGCCCTTCTTGTAGTTGTTCAGGTTGCCCTGCACGCCTATGCCCAACCGCCCGGTCTCGCCTACATTAATATGGTAAGAGTAGGAAAGGGCCGCCGAAAGGAGGGTGGTGTTGCCAATCTGGTCGCGCATCAGGTTCAGGCCCACGCCGCCGTGCAGCAGGCGCACGGGGGTATGGGCCGTCAGCAAAAGGGTTCTGGGGGCGCCGCCGTCATCAAACGAGGCATCATACCCCAGCCACTGATATCGGTATATAGAGGTGAACTCGGGCCTGTTGGTGATACCGGCATAGGCAGGGCTGATATACATGCCGTTGAACCCGTAATGGGTGAACTGCGGCTGTTGCTGCGCCAGTACCACAACTGGTGCGCACAGAAGCAGCAGCAACAAAACAGGCAGAAGTTTCTTCATAGGCCGTGGCAACGAGGCAAAGTAAG
This window of the Pontibacter russatus genome carries:
- the uvrC gene encoding excinuclease ABC subunit UvrC translates to MPADEKLREEIAHLPHKPGIYKFFDDNGFIIYVGKAVDIRKRVSSYFNRSAQHNKKTLKLVSQVRDIAFTIVDTEADAFLLENNLIKQYQPKYNILLKDGKTYPYICIVNERFPRVISTRNKINDGSRYFGPYPSVTTMNVVLDLIRTLYPLRTCTYNLSPENVAAGKFKVCLEYHIGNCKGPCEGLVDETEYNAAILQIRNILSGNLTVAKNYFKENMAAAAAEYQYELAHQYKQKLDMLDDFQVKSTVVSNTLTNIDVFTITSNEDCAFINYLKVMNGSIILTQSLEIQKKLDEADADILASVVVQLRQEFESTSREVITNIELTLPLDNITVTYPQIGDKRKLLNLSLKNALYLRKEREGRQEQNKELSEKRELRVLETLKKDLRLTELPRQIECFDNSNFQGDNPVASMVCFKNGKPSKKDYRHFNIKTVVGPNDFESMYEIVTRRYKRLLNENQPLPQLIIIDGGKGQLSMAVKALKDLDIYGKVAVVGIAKRLEEIFYPGDSLPLYIDKKSESLKLIQRLRNEAHRFAITFHRSKRDAGTLRTELTDVKGLGPKTAEALLLKYKSVKKLKELTQEELANEVGKTKAAILYRYFHDAPDAVAE
- the porM gene encoding type IX secretion system motor protein PorM/GldM is translated as MAGGKETPRQKMIGMMYLVLTAMLALNVSSAILLKFHFLDSSLQEVNKKTITDNAGVVSNIRAAIAENKSPSANDQRVLADAQKVREQTAQMVDYIIGIRETLIERTGGKNPEGGYANLEGNDIVANTMIGAANKNNGLAYELKDKLNEYAKFLKQYNPNMPDKLALEGSEDPVASQDPAQKNKDFAELNFEETPMVAALAVLSQKESEILKYEADALQKLAAKVGADIIKFEKIFAMARAESKTVAAGTKYKADMFIAASSDNIVPKMTFQGKPVKVENGVGQIEFVASASNYDADGNSKQTWKGMITINQNGEEKTFPVTEDYVVAKPVIQVQSAAVQALYFQCANELNIQVPALGAVYDPSFNASGGSAIKGAKKGEVTIIPTATEVTINVSSGGNAIGKETFQVRPIPKPEVVALVNGKPVDVKRGVPAASFRAVKLEAVADEGFKQLLPNDARFRVTKWTAYLVRNNQPIAQEDISGPDANLTSFASKANKGDRVVLEVKDVKRLNYQGNAVDAKVSVAPFNIPLI
- the porK gene encoding T9SS ring complex lipoprotein PorK/GldK: MNKLLKLSSFALAVTLLASCGMGRGPQGDLVGVEERPEYNPQAVPYGMVICPGGTFHMGQADQDIAASMVNLNKQVTISGFYMDETEITNNEYRQFIDVMLQDSLDVLGEEFVMTQLYPDTSVWVKDYTYHMGDPLMEYYFSHPAFDDYPVVGVDWFAAKYFSEWRTKHKNQANTEDGMAPMPEFRLPTEAEWEYAARGGRDMAVYPWGGPYLRNAKGCLLANFKPGRGDYYSDGFTYTAPVAQFFPNDFGLYDMSGNVAEWCSDAYAEASVPITWDLNPVYDVDAEPRKVVRGGSWKDIAYFLETGTRNFEYQDSARSYIGFRNAMIYLGRSSGNEFR
- the porL gene encoding type IX secretion system motor protein PorL/GldL, which encodes MSKAKSRNFLFDVLMPKIYGLGAAVVIVGALFKIQHWDGANEMLIVGLLTEAVIFALSAFQPQPHEPDWARVYPQLADDYAGEGLVPAHAASGPSITGKLDEMMRNADITPESINTLGLGLSRLSDTTAQLADLSQATAATDEYNTRVRAASNQLGEITKSYATTADALAQMAGTTVDAQEYHSQVQSMTRNLGALNAVYEMELQDANSHLKAMNKFYGNLSMAMENLTDASKDTAQFKEEVSRLTHNLHNLNTVYGNMLTAMRG
- a CDS encoding penicillin-binding protein 1A gives rise to the protein MATRQKTPAPSTSSKVYSGIVSTLWLFFVGGLAAFILYLYAVSINFLNLFGELPNTRALENPKSEIASILYSADNVELGSYFRENRTPVQYEDLPDNLVNALIATEDIRFEEHSGIDPEAMARVAASLAIGQSKGGGSTLTQQVAKNLFRTRGDELNGGLLNNVPGLRTLIHKTKEWLMAVKLEQSYTKREILVMYLNIFEFGSNAFGIESAAKTFFNKKPKDLEVQESAVLVGLFKNPTYYSPRFNPENSKQRRNVVLSQMVKYGFLERATYDTLKTQDIELDYNVENQNVGLAPYFRTEASKFLRQWGRENGYDLYGDGLRIYTTIDSRMQKYAEQALAEHMKDRQKAFFAHWEGRNPWVDESNQEIKGFAQRAIRRTSRYRDLQEQFGDNEDSINYYLNKKVPMTIFTWDGEKEVMMSPMDSLKHYKHFLQAGFMAMEPQTGHIKAWVGGINYKHFKYDHVKQGARQPGSTFKPFLYTTAIENGYYPCYEVIDAQVCVPLPDGTMWCPNNADNKYSGEIFTLRKALAESVNSISAFLVNKLGPEKLVQTAKKMGITTPLDPTPSLALGTSDVSLYDMVGAYGTFVNGGTWTEPTYITRIEDKHGNVIYEHLPKTVEALSEETAYMMVHMLKAAAEPGGTAYYGLRYRNGLKNEIGAKTGTTQNYSDAWFMGITPDLVAGTWVGGEDRSIHFRTMKEGQGGRLAMPIYGAFMQKVYSDEALDVSKEPFPKPSTPLSVELDCEKYNQFIQPDSADQHEFLDLPTEIDLDAEI
- a CDS encoding PorP/SprF family type IX secretion system membrane protein, translated to MKKLLPVLLLLLLCAPVVVLAQQQPQFTHYGFNGMYISPAYAGITNRPEFTSIYRYQWLGYDASFDDGGAPRTLLLTAHTPVRLLHGGVGLNLMRDQIGNTTLLSAALSYSYHINVGETGRLGIGVQGNLNNYKKGNYRAIDDNDPSVPYNSSDTKFDLGAGLWYESPTFYAGGGINNLRHAKYEFADSTNTGKGTLLGENHIYVTAGYRLPVTTEITITPTLLLKHDTESFSFDVGGQVSYLEKYWVGLNYRYQEAVSALVGVSLFQDKALRVGYGLDVTTFHADAKAATSHEVMLNYRLPEPIIRFKPPVRTPRYYFAK
- the porN gene encoding type IX secretion system ring subunit PorN/GldN; protein product: MKLIKAIGVAAGLMLSVGAMAQQVSNTTASNPSARPIPESDILFKKTVWRKIDLREKQNKPMFSENREITKIIINAVKSGELTAYKNDSITTPLTREEFIANMTPQESGSQLSEEEIAAGFGEAQEEAAEDAWGDALGQDAGTESTAPVSTEYFPKQLYLLEMKENAVFDKKRSRMYHDIQTISIKVPSTLNPLGFEQNVGSFRMDDLVRVFRNNPEMAIWYNAQNDAQHKNLADAFDLWLFNSYITKISNPGDRALADIYGGGEKALLAAQEAAEALIEYEYSLWSY